Part of the Erwinia amylovora genome is shown below.
AACCATCGAGAGTTTGTAATGAAAAGAACCTATCTGTATGTCGTTATCCTTGCACTTGTTTTTACAGTAATGATATTCAGTACGATTAATAAATTTAATGGTGTAAGAGAACAGTATAAAACCATCGAGCCTAATCTGGATAACTATTCAACCGCTGAAATCACGATGCTTGCATTTGAACGCATGAAAGTTGCATTGCTTAGCACGGAGAATAACAATGAATTCCTAATAAGAAAGAAAATTTTTGACTCCAAAATAAAAATACTTGAAAACAAGTCCGATAATAATATCGATTTTTTTTACGACAATGAATTCCTTATTTTAATTAAAAAAATCAGAAACCAAAGCGAGCAGTTAAGCATGATCTATTCCGCTAACGCTAATATCGCAGATCGTAAGCTGAAGACTCTTAGCTTTATGAATGACATGCAACCTACGCTGACAGATTTACAGGAAGTTATCTACCGAATACAAATAAGCCATTTCTACGCAACCAAAAATATCATTAAAGACAACTCAACCTATACCAAATATTATGCTTTGTTATGTATATTTCTCTCTTTTATACTGATTATGCTTTTGTGGCGACACATCACTAAATTAAAAGAGACACTGTTAAAAAAGAATATATTTATCTCAGCAATATATCATGAACTCTCCAGCTCAATTCAAAAAATACAGCTGTCTTCTGAAATGATTGATATACACAACGATGTATTTGGTGCAGCCAGGTACATCAACAATATAAAGCTGCATTCAAATAAAATTTTCCATCAGACCCGAGAAATCCTTGAATACTCAAAAATCGAGATAGGTAATATACAACTTAACGAATCAACTTTTTATTTGAAGGATTTGCTTCATGAGGTGGCATCGTCCTTTGATAATACCAACGGCAACGCTGTAAGCATAAATTGCACATCAAAAAACCGTCGGATCCGCTCTGACAAACAGAAACTGCTGTCGATTATCATTAACTTATTGGATAATGCTAATAAGAATACTAAAAATGGCACAATTTATCTTTCGCTGAAGCTCGTTGATTCCTTCCTTTATCTGTATGTGAAGGACAACGGATGTGGTTTTGATATAAAAAATATCAATACGCTTTATCGCCCCTTCAATCAGGGCGCTGAAAAAGAGACCCGGCAAGGACTGGGCCTGGGGCTGACCATTATCAAGAATTACGTTAAAATTTTTAATGGGAAAATCAGAGCCAGATCGCGTCTGAATATGGGGTCAACATTCCTGGTGCGCGTTGCTGTAGAACCTGCATAGTTTTTCATCTGCATCACAAATGAGGTTGATATAAGGTTAAGCTTGAAAAATCATGAGTTTTTACGCTAAGATAGCGCCCCGATTGAGCAAGCCACTCAGCGCAGTTCAACGTCTCCTTAGTTAAATGGATATAACGAGCCCCTCCTAAGGGCTAGTTGCAGGTTCGATTCCTGCAGGGGACAATACTTCACAGTTCGCCGCCCTCCGCGTTAGTTCGCCAAATCCCTGTAAAATCAGCTATGCCGCATATCAACAGTTCGCAACAGTTCGTAGCGGTTCGCTGACAGCCGCCTCACGAAACGGTAATTAGTGGGTAAATATTTTACTTACGCTGACTGTAAAGCAGGCCGAAGCAACCAAACCTGGGGGAATTGATGCAGAATGTCTGAAAGCAACGGACTGAAGCGGGTGGTTTCACCATCTGCAAAAATTATGGCGGTGACGTGCCTGATTGCCGGGTAAAGAAAAAATTTTCACGGTGAGTCACTTCACACTCATCTCCCGGCAAGAGGCAAAGGGAAGCGCATGGCTGGTGAGTAAAGATAACTCTGAGGCACTGGCCCCCTGCTCAATATAAGCGATTGTCCGCTATGGCGCGCATATCGCTTCCGGTTGGAGCCTGATGAATGCGCAGGCCAAACTCGCTCACTACGGCAAACACATGGTCAAAAATATCTGCCTGGATGCTTTCGTATTCCAGCCATACCACGGTATTGGTAAAAGCGTAGATTTCCAGCGCCAGGCCTTCTGCTCCCGGAGCCATCTGGCGCACCATCAAGGTCATGTCCTGGCGGATGCACGGGTGCTGACGAAGATACTCGGTCAGATAGGCGCGGAAAGTGCCGACGTTCGTCATCTTACGCTGGTTCAGCACCGAAACTGGCCCTGCATTCTTTCCGTTCCAGCTGGCAATTTCCTCCTGACGAGACGCCATATAAGGCAACAGCAGGCGGGCTTGAGCCAGTTTTTCCTGCTCATCCGTGGTCAGAAAGTGGATGCTGGTAGTGTCAATGTTAATACAACGCTTAATGCGACGGCCGCCAGAGGCCGACATACCGCTCCAGTTTTTAAATGCGTCGGAAACCAGAGCATAGGTGGGGATAGTGGTAATGGTGTTATCCCAGTTACGCACTTTTACCGTGGTCAGCCCAATATCCGTCACCGCGCCGTCAGCCCCGTATTTCGGCATCTCCAGCCAGTCCCCAAGCCTGAGCATATTGTTGGCAGAAAGCTGAATACCTGCCACCAGCCCCAGGATTGGGTCTTTGAAAACCAGCATCAGGACGGCGGCCATCGCGCCCAGCCCGCTGATCAAAATTGCCGGAGATTTTCCAATCAGCAGCGAGATCATCATAATGCCAACGACCATAGCGGCGACAAGCTTAACGCCCTGTAGCAATCCCTTGAGCGGGAAATGTGCAGCAAAAGAGAAACGGTTCGATAAACTGTTCACCACATCCAGCAGCGAGAAAAATGACATCAGGGCGTAGAGCATGATCCACAACTGTGCACAGGCTGCCAGAATAGCAGCTGCATCGCTGCCTTTTTGCAGCCATAGCACCGCCTGAACATTGACAATGATCCCTTGCAGGGTAAATGCCAGTCGGCGAAAAAGCTTATGCTCCGTAAGGATGTGCAACCAGAGATGCTGGCTGGCCTTAGCACGTTTTTCACAGGCTGCCAAAACGATGCGATGAAGCACAAAGTGAACGATGACGGCCGTCAGAAAAATAATAGCGAAGATTAACGTCAGTGAAATAGCATGATCAGGTGCAATA
Proteins encoded:
- a CDS encoding sensor histidine kinase, whose translation is MKRTYLYVVILALVFTVMIFSTINKFNGVREQYKTIEPNLDNYSTAEITMLAFERMKVALLSTENNNEFLIRKKIFDSKIKILENKSDNNIDFFYDNEFLILIKKIRNQSEQLSMIYSANANIADRKLKTLSFMNDMQPTLTDLQEVIYRIQISHFYATKNIIKDNSTYTKYYALLCIFLSFILIMLLWRHITKLKETLLKKNIFISAIYHELSSSIQKIQLSSEMIDIHNDVFGAARYINNIKLHSNKIFHQTREILEYSKIEIGNIQLNESTFYLKDLLHEVASSFDNTNGNAVSINCTSKNRRIRSDKQKLLSIIINLLDNANKNTKNGTIYLSLKLVDSFLYLYVKDNGCGFDIKNINTLYRPFNQGAEKETRQGLGLGLTIIKNYVKIFNGKIRARSRLNMGSTFLVRVAVEPA
- a CDS encoding mechanosensitive ion channel family protein; translation: MQQLIAQLKQFGIAPDHAISLTLIFAIIFLTAVIVHFVLHRIVLAACEKRAKASQHLWLHILTEHKLFRRLAFTLQGIIVNVQAVLWLQKGSDAAAILAACAQLWIMLYALMSFFSLLDVVNSLSNRFSFAAHFPLKGLLQGVKLVAAMVVGIMMISLLIGKSPAILISGLGAMAAVLMLVFKDPILGLVAGIQLSANNMLRLGDWLEMPKYGADGAVTDIGLTTVKVRNWDNTITTIPTYALVSDAFKNWSGMSASGGRRIKRCINIDTTSIHFLTTDEQEKLAQARLLLPYMASRQEEIASWNGKNAGPVSVLNQRKMTNVGTFRAYLTEYLRQHPCIRQDMTLMVRQMAPGAEGLALEIYAFTNTVVWLEYESIQADIFDHVFAVVSEFGLRIHQAPTGSDMRAIADNRLY